In Candidatus Bathyarchaeota archaeon, the sequence CTACGATAAAGAAGACTACATAAAACAATTCACCATACGTGTCCCAGAAAACCTCGCAAAAATCGAGCGCGTACAGCGGTTCTACCAAGAAAACGTCACTGACACACCACTGGAACTCTTCGGCATACTATACCTCCAACGCCAACGCCTTATGGACGCTAAAGAAAAGTATGGCGACTACATTTCGCCCGAATGCTTCGAAAAAGAAGCCTGCCCATAAAAACGGCGACTTTATCTTTCTTTTTTTCCTTTTTTAGGCGTCAAACTTTTAAACAAACACGGTTTACTGACTAGTAATTCATAATCGTTAATTAAGAAAAAGGTTAATTCAGAAACTGAAGTGAAGGAAGAATGATGATGAAGAAGCTGGAACAGAAAGGAAAATGCGAACACACCATCAACTTGGCAAGCCTCGAAGGCGACGGCTCATTCCCCTGCCCCAAATGCGGAACAACCATCTCTCCAGACGACGAAACAGAAGACAACTACCAAATCATGGATACCAAAGTCGTCAACGACGAACTCACTGAACTGGTTATTGCTTGCGGTAAATGCGGCTGCACTATCAAGTTAACTGGTTTCCAGCAAGGATTAGACGCATAAACAAACCTTTTGCATTTTTTCAATTTTTAGCTATACTTTCTATTTTGCCCGCCGTATGCAGGGTTCACTTTTAGGTTTTAACTGAGTATCCCAAATCTTTTAAGCACAAAACGAATTAACGCTTGCTATGGAAAACATCAACCCCATCTTCATCATCCAACCTGTCGTCACCATAGCCATCGGCGCAGCCTTAATGCTTTACTGGTACAAAAAACGGCACTTCCACACAAACGTCTGGCTCTATTCCTTGGCTGCTTACGCCATAGCCATCGGATTAAAGTATGCAGTTCAAATCCCAACCGTAGGTTTGGTTTCTGGGGCTGGCGAGGTCTCTTTGGGCTTGTATTATGGGTTGCAAACGGTGGTTTTCGAAGTGGGGTTGGCTTATGTGGTGGCTTCTTATGCAGTTAAACGCAGCAAAATGGACAGGCGGGATGCTGAGGCGTATGGTTCAGGGCTGGCGTTTTGGGAAAACGTAGCTTTCATAAGCGTACTTTCGCTGATTAACTTGGTTGCTTACTACATTATTCTTTCAGGCAGCGGTTCCATCGCGGAGTTAACCTACAACCAATTAACTGCGGCTGCGCCCTCGCTGTTTGCGTCAAACAGTGAAGCACTCGGATTGGTCGGCATGGGGATTCTTGAACGCATATCCTCTGCGTTGATTCACATAGCTTGGGGTTACCTCTGCTTGATGGCGGTTATCTACCGCAAAAAAATCCTCTTCTTCATCGCGTTACCGATGGGGTTGATTGATTTTTTGGTACCATTTGCCAAGTACTCGCCACTGTTGTTTGAGGTTGTGGTGTTTGGTTTAGCTGTGCTTTCGGTTTTTGTGGCGTGGTATGCAACTAAGAGGCTCTGTTTACAGCCTGAGATACCTAATCAGCAACTTTAGCTTGACCACAACATCTATGGCTGATTCACTGACGATTTAGCGCTTTTACAACAAATCTTATATTTGTGGTTTAGTTCCTTTTGAAACAGGATGTTGTGATTTTATGTCAGTCAAAATAACAACAGAATACATAGACATGTTGAACAAGGCAGTTGAACGCGAAATCGGCGTTTCACTTCAATACATTCTCCAACATGCCAAGATGGAGAAGCTAATGCGCAAAACACTGCCCGAAAACATACTCCTCGACAAAACCACCTACGACGCAGTCGGAAAATTCCTAAAAGACATCGCCATCCAAGAAATGAAGCATGCAGCCACCATAATGGAACGCATCTACTACCTCGGCGGACAAGCCACCACTAAATCCAGCAAAGTCACCGTCGGCGACAGCTTAAGCGAATTCGCCAAGTTGGGCGTAAAAGCTGAAGAAGAAGCCCTAGTGCTCTATCGGCAAATCATCGAGACTGCTACAAAGATGGGCGACTGGGAAACACATGAAGTCTTCGAGAAAATCTACGGCGAAGAAGAAGGTCACCTTTTCAAATTCCAAGAATACACCAAATTCCAAGACGAAAAAGATGAACCCAGCAAGGTTCCGCTTCCTGAGTGGCGCAAAATCTACACCGACGACTACTTTGCCTTACTCAACAAGGCAGTAGCAGCAGAAATCACAGGCATAGTACAATACACCAACCAACACGAAAAAGCTGCGTTCCTCGAATTACGCCGCAAAAACACCCCGCTTGAAACCATCACCGAAACCAACAAAGCCGACGTCGTCAGCAAACTGCTCAAAGGTGTCTTTATGCAGGAAATGGAGCATCTGGAGAAAATCAGCGAACGCATCTACCTCCTTGAGGGCGAAGCAGTAGCTAAACCTGATCCGTTGCCAGTCGTCGGAGAAACCGCACAAGACTTCCTGATCCTTGACCATGCATTGGAAAGCAGCGCAATAACGTTGTACCGCCAAATTATCGCTGAAGCACTTAAACGCGGCGACACCACCACAAGGCGCCTCTTTGAAGACATCGTCATGCAAGAAGAAGAACACTTCTGGTCATTTGACGACTTCATAAGATAACAAACCTTCTTCTTTTTTGTCATTTTTCTGTTTGCTCTGCCGCCTCCTACCGTTCCTTATACAAAGGCGGGTCACTTTTTTGTTCACCCACTCTATGAGAGAGTGCTATGTAGTGTTAAAAGGGGCAATTTATTATAATAGAAAACTGGAAAATACGGAAAAAAATTTTGGTAAAGAAAAAAGAAAGTGGTTTATTTGACTTTGTAGTCTTCTGAGTCAACCACGTTATCGCCTGATGGGCCACCCTGCTCGGGTCCGCCTGTAAAGGGTCCTTGTGGACCTGCTCCGGCTTGTGGACCAGCCTGCTGGCCTCCCTGTGCCTGTTGCTGCTTTGCGGCTTCAGCTGCGGCTTGCTGGTAGACTTTGGTGCCGACTTCTTGAAGTACCTTCTGTAGCGCGTCTGATTTGGCTTTAACTTGTGCCATGTCGTTGCTTGCTAAGGCGTTTTTGAGTTCTGTTACGGCTGCGTCGATTTTCGCGGTTTCATCCGTGGAGAGTTTGCCTGCTAAGTCTTGTTTGGTGCGTTCAGCTGTATAGATGAGGCTGTCTGCTGCGTTGCGTGTTTCAGCTTCCTCTCTCTTCTTGCGGTCTTGCTCTGCAAATTGCTCTGCTTCACGTATGAGGCGTTCTTTTTCTTCTTTAGAGAGTTTGGTTGAGGCTGTGATGGTGATTTTGGATTCTTTGCCTGTGCCACGATCTTTAGCGGTTACGTTTAGGATGCCGTTGGCGTCAATGTCAAAGGTCACTTCGATTTGGGGTACTCCTCTGGGTGCTGGCGGTAGGTCAACGAGGTTAAACATTCCCAACGAGACGTTGTCTGCTGCCATGGCGCGTTCGCCTTGTAAGACGTGGATGGTGACGGCGGTTTGGAAGTCTGCGGCGGTTGTGAAGATTTGGCTACGTTTGGTAGGGATGGTGGTGTTCTTTTCGAGCACCTTAGTCATGACTCCACCCATGGTTTCAACTCCCAGCGACAAAGGTGTGACGTCTAACAGTAGCAGGTCTTTTACTTCACCTGTAACTACACCGCCCTGTATGGCTGCACCTATCGCGACGCTTTCCATGGGGTCGATTCCCCGTTCAGGGGCTTTGCCCAAGATCTGCTCCACGAAACGTTGAACTAAGGGCATTCGGGTCATGCCACCGATTAGGATGATTTTGTCGACTTGTTGTGGTGTGAGTTTGGCGTCTTCGAGTGCTTTTAGTAGTGTGGGTTTTGTGCGTTCTATGATGGGTTGTGCGAGGGATTCCAGTTTTGTTCTTGTAAGTGTTAAGTGGAGGTGTTTGGGTCCTGAAGCGTCGGCAGTTAAGAAGGGCAGGTCGATGTCTGTGCTCATCAATGTGGAAAGCTCGATTTTCGCTTTCTCAGCAGCATCTTTCAATCTAGACATGGCCATGCGGTCGTTTGAGACGTCTACGCCTGTTTGGCGCTTGAACTCTTCGAGGATGTAGCCCATGACTGCTTTGTCCACGTCAGTTCCGCCGAGTTGGGTGTCGCCGCTTGTACTAAGTACTTGGAACACTCCTTTGCCGAAATCCATCAGGGTGACATCGTGGGTTCCGCCGCCGAAACTGAACACGAGGATTTTCATTTCATGCTCAAGTTTGTCGATGCCGTATGCAAGGCAGGCTGCGGTGGGTTCGTTGATGATACGCATAACTTCAAAGCCCGCGATTTCGCCTGCATCTTTGGTTGCTTGGCGTTGGTTGTCATCGAAGTGTGCGGGAACGGTGATGACGGCTTTGTTCACGGGTGTACCGAGGTAGGTTTCGGCGTCTTTTTTGATTTTCTGCAGTATGAAAGCTGAGATTTGCTGTGGAGTGTATTCTTTGCCGTGAATGTTGACTTTGTAGTTTGTTCCCATTTTGCGTTTTATTTCAAAGATTGTTCCTTCAGCGTTGGTGGTGGCTTGCCTCTTTGCAGGTTCTCCGACTAGCAGCTGTCCATCCTTGGTGAAAGCAACTACTGAGGGAAACATTTTGCCTGC encodes:
- the dnaK gene encoding molecular chaperone DnaK, with the protein product MSNQKTSQKVLGIDLGTTNSAAAIYEGGHATVIPSAEGPTMAGKMFPSVVAFTKDGQLLVGEPAKRQATTNAEGTIFEIKRKMGTNYKVNIHGKEYTPQQISAFILQKIKKDAETYLGTPVNKAVITVPAHFDDNQRQATKDAGEIAGFEVMRIINEPTAACLAYGIDKLEHEMKILVFSFGGGTHDVTLMDFGKGVFQVLSTSGDTQLGGTDVDKAVMGYILEEFKRQTGVDVSNDRMAMSRLKDAAEKAKIELSTLMSTDIDLPFLTADASGPKHLHLTLTRTKLESLAQPIIERTKPTLLKALEDAKLTPQQVDKIILIGGMTRMPLVQRFVEQILGKAPERGIDPMESVAIGAAIQGGVVTGEVKDLLLLDVTPLSLGVETMGGVMTKVLEKNTTIPTKRSQIFTTAADFQTAVTIHVLQGERAMAADNVSLGMFNLVDLPPAPRGVPQIEVTFDIDANGILNVTAKDRGTGKESKITITASTKLSKEEKERLIREAEQFAEQDRKKREEAETRNAADSLIYTAERTKQDLAGKLSTDETAKIDAAVTELKNALASNDMAQVKAKSDALQKVLQEVGTKVYQQAAAEAAKQQQAQGGQQAGPQAGAGPQGPFTGGPEQGGPSGDNVVDSEDYKVK
- a CDS encoding YhfC family intramembrane metalloprotease, with product MENINPIFIIQPVVTIAIGAALMLYWYKKRHFHTNVWLYSLAAYAIAIGLKYAVQIPTVGLVSGAGEVSLGLYYGLQTVVFEVGLAYVVASYAVKRSKMDRRDAEAYGSGLAFWENVAFISVLSLINLVAYYIILSGSGSIAELTYNQLTAAAPSLFASNSEALGLVGMGILERISSALIHIAWGYLCLMAVIYRKKILFFIALPMGLIDFLVPFAKYSPLLFEVVVFGLAVLSVFVAWYATKRLCLQPEIPNQQL
- a CDS encoding ferritin-like domain-containing protein yields the protein MSVKITTEYIDMLNKAVEREIGVSLQYILQHAKMEKLMRKTLPENILLDKTTYDAVGKFLKDIAIQEMKHAATIMERIYYLGGQATTKSSKVTVGDSLSEFAKLGVKAEEEALVLYRQIIETATKMGDWETHEVFEKIYGEEEGHLFKFQEYTKFQDEKDEPSKVPLPEWRKIYTDDYFALLNKAVAAEITGIVQYTNQHEKAAFLELRRKNTPLETITETNKADVVSKLLKGVFMQEMEHLEKISERIYLLEGEAVAKPDPLPVVGETAQDFLILDHALESSAITLYRQIIAEALKRGDTTTRRLFEDIVMQEEEHFWSFDDFIR